The DNA segment GCCCTGCCCGCCCATGCCGTCGAGTTCACCCAGTTCCAGCCGGGCAAGAGCGCGCTCTCCTTCGTCTCGAAGCAGATGAACGTGCCGGTCGAGGGCAAGTTCGCCAGCTTCCGCAGCAAGCTTGCCTTCGACCCCGCCAAGCCCGCCGCGGCGAAAGCCGAACTGGAAATCGACCTGGCCAGCATCGACGCCGGCTCGAAGGACGCCAACGACGAAGTGGCGAGCAAGGCATGGTTCGATACCAAGTCCTTCCCGGTCGCGAAGTTCGTCGCCACGTCGGTCAAGCCGCTGGGCAACAATCGCTTCGAAGTCGCCGGCAGGATGAGCATCAAGGGCCGGACGCTGGATCTGACGACGCCGGTCACCGTGCGCCAGGAGGGCAACAGCGCCAGCTTCGAAGGCAGCCTGACGATCAGGCGCGCCGACTACGCCATCGGCGAAGGCATGTGGGCCGACTTCGGCACCGTCGCCAACGAAGTACAGATCAAGTTCCATCTGGTCGCCACCGCGGCCGGAAAATAAGCCCCACCCCAGGAGAAACCCCATGAAAAAAATCGCACTCGCCGTCGCTGTTTCATCCTTCGCCGTCGGCGCGCTCGCCGCGCCGGAAACCTTCAACGTCGAACCGACCCATACCTACCCGCGCTTCGAATACAGCCACTTCGGCTATTCCAACCAGCAACAGCGGTTCGACAAGACCAGCGGCAAGCTGGTCATCGATCGTGCCGCAAAGACCGGATCGGTTGACGTGACGATCGATGCCACCTCGGTCAACACCGGCTACGCGCTGTTCAACCAGCACATCCAGGGCGCGGACTTCTTCGACACCGCCAAGCACCCGACCATCACTTTCAAGTCGAACAAGGTCAAATTCGAAGGCGACAAGCCGGTGGCGATCGAGGGCGAGCTGACCATCAAGGGCGTGACCAAACCCGTGACCCTGACCGTGACCTCCTTCCATTCGATGCCGCACCCGATGCTGAAGAAGGACGCGATCGGCGCCAACGCCTCGGCCAAGGTCAAGCGCTCGGAATTCAACATGGGCAAGAACGTGCCCTACGTCAGCGATGAAGTCACGCTGACCATCGCCGTCGAAGCCATCAAGGAATAACTAAAAGCAAATTGAAGGCCCGCCCCTCCCATCCTCCCCTCACGGGGAGGCTACTGATTTGCTCGCTTCGCTCGGCTGTCACCAAGCGCTCCGAACGAGTGGTTTCACGTTAAGCAACACCCGGCACGACCACCTAAAGCGCGATCGTGCCGGCCTCGTGGGAGAGCGCCTCGATGGCGCTCTCGTCCATGTCGAGCAGGCGCCGGCCGAGAGCAGTGAAATGGGCGCGGCCAGCCTCGGCCGCCTCCAGGATCGCCGTATCGCCAGCGCCGACTCTTGAGTAGGCCGCGACCAGTTGAGGAAACAGTTCGCGGCGCAGGCCATCGAAGGTCGAGAACCAGAAGTGCAACGAGTCTTCCGCGCCGCGCTGCAACAGGCCCGGCAGCGTCACCAGGCAATCCGCGAGGTTGTCGCGCACGGCACGGGCCAGCAGTTCGGCGCGCTTGCCCGCAAAGCCGTCAAGCTTCGCCGACCAGTCATCGCCGAGCAGGCGTCCGGCGGCGAACTCGCCTTCCTCGTGCAGTACCAGCGTCTCGATTTCACCGTTGGTCATGCGTTCGATCGCCGCCTGCGGATCGGCATCGAAGCCATAAGCCAGCAGGGCCGACTTGAGCGAACCGTCCTGCTGCTTGACGTTCCAGCCCTCGGCCTTTTCCCACAGCCATTGCCGCAGCGCTTCGCGCCGCACGATCAGGGTAGCGCCCTGCGATGCGGCCGGAATGGCCGAGATGTCCCGCGCATATTCGCAGCCGCAGACCAGCAGCTGCGCGTCGCCGCGCCGCTCTTCGCGATCGAGCTGGCCGAGGAAGAAGTGCGGCTTGTGGAAGCGGCCGATACCCGCGCCATACACCAGCCCGCTACCGGCCAGCGCGGCATTGATTTCACCTGCGGCGAAGGGATCGAACGCGCGACCGGCAACCGGCAGCGCGAGGAAATCCTCGTCGACGATCTCTTCCCAGCGCGCCTCGCGTTCGGCAATCCAGCGCCCCACTTCGTCGCGCGGCGGCGACACGCCGTAGGGCAGCTGGTGTTCCCAGCGATAGAACTCGCGCATGCCGAGCAGGTAGGTGCACAGGCTGACGTCACGCGCATGGCGGGCATCGGCAATGTCGCAGTTGGCCTGCACGGCAGCCACCAGCGCGGCCATGCCGGCGATCATCGCGGTTCTCCGCCGTGGCGGCGGCGCGCCTTCCACGCCGCAACGCCCTGCACGATCTCGGAAAAGGGCAGCGTGTCCAGGTCGCCGTAGCGCTCCTGCGCCAGGCGCACCAGGCGCCGCACATCCGGCGCCACCGCATCGGCATCGAGCAGGGCCTTCAGGCCGTCGAGCCCGCCGCACTGGATCTTCATCACCATGGCGTGGGGCAGGATGCGCTGCGTGCCGGTCAGGCCGAGCGCGAACGCCGACTTGTCACGCAGCAGCGCCGACATCTGCGCGCATAACGCCCGCGCCACCGGCTGGGCGCAGGCGACCGATTCGCGTTCGGCGATCTGGTGCCGCACCGCCAGTTCGCAGGCGGCATGGCGCGCCAGCAGGGCGCGTTCAAAGACGCAGGGCAGGCGATTGATCTCGCCCTTGGCGTGGCGGAAGGCGGCTTCGTCGACCACGGCCCTAGAACCAGTCAAAAACCTTACCGCAGAGGCGCAGAGGCGCGGAGACAGCGCAGAGAAAATCCGTATTGCCGTTCTCTGCGAATCCTCTGCGCCTCTGCGCCTCTGCGGTGCGATTGCGAATTTTCACAGCCTTTCAGTAATCCTCGCCTGTCATCGGAACCTCGACGCGTGGCTCGTTGAGCAGTTCTTCGGCCTGCAATTCGTTGTCGGCAAAGATGGTCTTGATCAACTCGCCCGCCGCGAGGTCGCTCTCGCGACGCAGGCGCTTGGCCTCGGCCGAGGCCTCCTTGAAGGCATCGAACTGGGTGATTTTCGCCAACTGGCGGATCGGCCCGACGGGAGTCACCCTGTAAATGTAGTACGGCATTTGACTTACTCCACGTAGCGTTTGGTCGCCTTGCGGCGGCCGGGTTTCGATTTCTGGATGATGACCCCTTTGACCGCGTCGAGGCCGGAAATATCCGTCGCCGGATAGGCGGGGTTCAAGGCCTGCAGGCGCCAGCCGCCGGCGTGCTGCGCCAACTGGCGGAAGATCCATTCGCCGTCGAGCCGGGCGAGGACGAAGGAGCCGTCCGTGGCCAGGCCTTCGGGCTCGATCAGGATCACCTCGCCCTCGACGAATTCCGGTTCCATGCTGTCGCCCAGCACCATCAGGGCGAAAGGTTCGGCGGAGGAGCAGGCGTCGAGTTCGGCGGAGGATTCCAAACCGGCGCCCTGCGGCTGGATGGGGATGATGCGGCGTGGCTGGCTCATGGCTTCACAATCCTTCGACATGCAGTTGCGCTGTGGGCACGCCGGCGGCGAGCAGCGCGGCGGCCAGCGGCTCCACGGCTTCGGCGGTGCCGGCAAGATAGACATCGCTGTGCGGCAAGGCGGCATTCGCCGCGATGGCGGCCGGCAGTTCGTCGTTCGCCAGCGCCCGGTAGCTGAACTCGTCGAGCGCCTCGGCCCAGGCCCGGCACTGGTTCGGCAGGTACTGGCCGCCGGGCCGTGCGCTCGCCCAGTAGAGGGTGATCGATTCGGCTGCGTCGACCGCGACGGCGTGCTCGATCAGGCTGTTGATCGGCGCGAAGCCGTGTTCGACGGCAATGAACACCAGCGGCCGCGCCGAAGCCTTCTCCAGCACGAAACTGCCCCACGGCCCCCACACCGAGACATCGTCGGCGATCCTGACGCGGCCATCGAACAGGCACGCCGAAAAGTTATGCGAAGCGGTATCCCCGGGGACGGCGCTGGCGGCACGGCGATCGCCGCGGGCTACGTGAAAAATCAGGTTGCGGTCGTCGCAGGGACAGCTCGCCACCGGGTATTCGCCATGGATATCGCTGCCGTCGGCGACACCGGACCTGACACCCAGGGTGACCCGCTGCCCGGCAAGGAAACGCATGCGGTTGCTGCGCGGGGTTTGCAGGTGCAGCCGGATCACGTCGTCACTCAGCGCATCGATGCGGCGCACCTTGGCGACGATGCGCTGCTCGGGAATGTCCTCGGGCGCGCCGGCTTCCAGCACTTCGAGGACAAGATCGGAACTGACCGCGGTACACGAGCACATCAGCACGTGGTTCTGGGCCTTCTCGGCTTCCGAAAAACGGTAGTCGGAGGGCGCCACGGTGCGCGCCTCGCCCGCCACCACGCGCGCCTTGCACAAACCGCAGACACCGTTGCCGCAGCCATAGTTGGGCGCCAGACCGGCGCGCAGCGCCGCCTTGAGCAACGTCTCCGAACCCTCGACGAAGAATTCGCGACCCGATGGCTTGACCGTAACGTGCGCCGACATGACGCGCAGCATAGCATCGAGCGCCGTGACGTCGTCCGCCGGCGCGGGGGCGGACAAGGCCCGCGCCAGGCCGTCGTCGAGCAGCCCGGCCAGTTCGTCAAGAGTCGGCGCTGGCGACGCGGCGAGGCGGGCCCGCAAGGCCTCGAACAATGCGTGGTAGCGCGTCAACATGCGCTGCGATTCGGCGAATTCCTGCCCCTGGGCAAACAGGCGCTGGGCCAGGGCTTCCTGCGTCGGCAGGAAGCGCTCGCGCAAACGCCTGGCGAACGAATCCTCGCGGATGGCGCGCGTCTTTTCAAAACTGCCCGACTCGTCCAGGTTCAGCTCGGGCCAGGCCCGCTGCAGGTCATCGGCCGCCACCATGCCGTCGAAAGAGCGCAGCTCACCGTCGCGAATGCGCTTTTGCAGCGCGACGCGTGAAATACCGAGCAGATGCGCGGCGCGGGAAAGGGTCAGCCATTGCGACATGCCGCCAAGCATAGCGAAGCGGAGCCGAGCTGTGATTTCAATTTCTTATGGTCGCCTGCAAAACCGTTGCCAACCCCTCTGGCGCAAGGGATTTTGGTATCGGCTCAGTTTCCCAGAAACTCGCGCCGGAAATCTTCCACCGGCAGCGGTTTGCCGCGCAGGTAGCCCTGCATCTCGTCGCAGCCTTCGCGCGCCAGGAATTCCACCTGGTCCTGCGTTTCGACCCCTTCGGCGATCACCTTCAGTTGCAGGCTGTGACCGAGGGCGATCACGGCACGGACGATCGCGCAGTCCTCCGGATCGTCCGGCAGCCCGCGGACGAAGCTCTGGTCGACCTTCAGCCTGTTCAGCGGCAGCCGCTTCAGGTAGGCCAGCGACGAATAGCCGGTACCGAAATCGTCGATGGCCAGGCCGATGCCCGTCGCCCGCAGTTCATGCAGCACCTGGATGCTGTTCTCCGCCTGGTTCATGATCGCGCCCTCGGTGATTTCGAGTTCCAGCAGCGCGGCCGGCAAGCCGGTGGCCTTGAGCACGCCGCGCACCGTGTCCTGGATCCGGCCGAGACGGAATTCGACCCCGGAGACATTGATCGAAAGCACGCCGGGGTTGAGTCCGGCAACCGCCCAGGCGGCCCAGTGCAGGCAGGCGGCCTGCTGCACCCACGCGCCGAGCGCGACGATCAGCCCCGATTCCTCCGCCAGCGGAATGAAGCTTGCCGGAGCCACCAGGCCCAGCCGCGGATGCTGCCAGCGCACCAGCGCTTCGGCGCCGAGCAGCTCGCCGGTCCATAGCGAGAACTGCGGTTGCAGATAGACGATCAGTTCATCGCGTTCGATGGCGCGCCGCAGATCGGTTTCCATCTTGAAGCGGTCGAGCGAGAACTGCGTCAGGTCGTCGCTGAAGAACTCGTAGGTGTCGCGGCCCCGCTCCTTGGCCCGATACATCGCGGCATCGGCATTCTTGAGCAGGGTCGAGGAATTGTCGCCATCCTGCGGGAAGAGGCTGATGCCGATGCTGGCACCGACGAAGAACTCCTGCTCCAGCGTCACCGGATTGGTGCGCAGGTCGTCGATGATC comes from the Sulfuritalea hydrogenivorans sk43H genome and includes:
- a CDS encoding YceI family protein, which gives rise to MKKIALAVAVSSFAVGALAAPETFNVEPTHTYPRFEYSHFGYSNQQQRFDKTSGKLVIDRAAKTGSVDVTIDATSVNTGYALFNQHIQGADFFDTAKHPTITFKSNKVKFEGDKPVAIEGELTIKGVTKPVTLTVTSFHSMPHPMLKKDAIGANASAKVKRSEFNMGKNVPYVSDEVTLTIAVEAIKE
- a CDS encoding 2Fe-2S iron-sulfur cluster-binding protein encodes the protein MSQWLTLSRAAHLLGISRVALQKRIRDGELRSFDGMVAADDLQRAWPELNLDESGSFEKTRAIREDSFARRLRERFLPTQEALAQRLFAQGQEFAESQRMLTRYHALFEALRARLAASPAPTLDELAGLLDDGLARALSAPAPADDVTALDAMLRVMSAHVTVKPSGREFFVEGSETLLKAALRAGLAPNYGCGNGVCGLCKARVVAGEARTVAPSDYRFSEAEKAQNHVLMCSCTAVSSDLVLEVLEAGAPEDIPEQRIVAKVRRIDALSDDVIRLHLQTPRSNRMRFLAGQRVTLGVRSGVADGSDIHGEYPVASCPCDDRNLIFHVARGDRRAASAVPGDTASHNFSACLFDGRVRIADDVSVWGPWGSFVLEKASARPLVFIAVEHGFAPINSLIEHAVAVDAAESITLYWASARPGGQYLPNQCRAWAEALDEFSYRALANDELPAAIAANAALPHSDVYLAGTAEAVEPLAAALLAAGVPTAQLHVEGL
- a CDS encoding YceI family protein, with translation MKHWKHCLALCALALALPAHAVEFTQFQPGKSALSFVSKQMNVPVEGKFASFRSKLAFDPAKPAAAKAELEIDLASIDAGSKDANDEVASKAWFDTKSFPVAKFVATSVKPLGNNRFEVAGRMSIKGRTLDLTTPVTVRQEGNSASFEGSLTIRRADYAIGEGMWADFGTVANEVQIKFHLVATAAGK
- a CDS encoding Sfum_1244 family protein, with translation MIAGMAALVAAVQANCDIADARHARDVSLCTYLLGMREFYRWEHQLPYGVSPPRDEVGRWIAEREARWEEIVDEDFLALPVAGRAFDPFAAGEINAALAGSGLVYGAGIGRFHKPHFFLGQLDREERRGDAQLLVCGCEYARDISAIPAASQGATLIVRREALRQWLWEKAEGWNVKQQDGSLKSALLAYGFDADPQAAIERMTNGEIETLVLHEEGEFAAGRLLGDDWSAKLDGFAGKRAELLARAVRDNLADCLVTLPGLLQRGAEDSLHFWFSTFDGLRRELFPQLVAAYSRVGAGDTAILEAAEAGRAHFTALGRRLLDMDESAIEALSHEAGTIAL
- a CDS encoding S24 family peptidase is translated as MSQPRRIIPIQPQGAGLESSAELDACSSAEPFALMVLGDSMEPEFVEGEVILIEPEGLATDGSFVLARLDGEWIFRQLAQHAGGWRLQALNPAYPATDISGLDAVKGVIIQKSKPGRRKATKRYVE